One window of the bacterium genome contains the following:
- the lysS gene encoding lysine--tRNA ligase — translation MSEEFEVRKEKIQQLRNSGIEPYQYKFLKTHDSKTIKENFEEFENKEVLIAGRLMTKRVFGKLSFAHIRDESGDIQIAVQQGSTKIPSSDEDGANFFKKFVDIGDIIGIKGKVFKTKTGEITVLAEELTLLSKCLRPLPEKWHGLKDKEIIYRERYLDLIMNLESREVFKKRTKIIKFIRNFFDEKGFLEVETPVLQPVYGGAFAKPFETYSNALDTKLYLRIADELYLKRLLVGGFEKVYEISKDFRNEGIDRLHYPEFTMLEAYASYWDYNDMMALTEELFEKLAIEIYGNTEINYFDETISFKRPFKRLSYLDELSSKLGKDPLSMSEEELKKVGMEIGLKNAAKLPATRLIDKIFDALVADHIKEPTFVIDHPALISPLAKKHRKFDGRVERFELFILGVEFANAFSELNDPIDQRKRFEDQIRYRDAGDEEIPRELDEDFLNAMEYGMPPAGGIGIGIDRVVMLFTGQYSIRDVILFPQLKPKSE, via the coding sequence ATGTCCGAGGAATTTGAGGTAAGGAAGGAAAAAATTCAGCAGTTGAGAAATTCAGGAATTGAGCCTTATCAATACAAGTTTTTGAAAACCCATGATTCAAAGACTATTAAAGAAAATTTTGAAGAATTTGAAAACAAAGAGGTTCTGATTGCTGGCAGACTTATGACCAAGAGGGTTTTCGGAAAACTCTCCTTTGCCCACATCCGGGATGAAAGTGGTGACATCCAGATTGCGGTTCAGCAGGGCAGTACGAAGATTCCGAGTTCCGACGAAGATGGTGCAAATTTCTTTAAAAAGTTCGTGGACATTGGAGATATAATTGGAATAAAAGGCAAAGTCTTCAAAACGAAAACAGGGGAAATAACTGTTCTGGCTGAAGAACTTACCCTCCTCTCCAAGTGCCTGAGGCCATTGCCCGAGAAGTGGCATGGTCTCAAGGATAAAGAGATTATCTACCGCGAAAGGTATCTCGACCTTATAATGAATCTTGAATCCAGAGAGGTTTTTAAGAAAAGAACAAAAATCATCAAATTTATCCGGAACTTTTTTGATGAGAAAGGGTTCTTAGAGGTAGAAACCCCCGTTCTTCAGCCTGTTTATGGGGGTGCCTTTGCGAAACCCTTTGAAACTTATTCCAATGCTCTTGACACCAAACTCTACCTCCGCATAGCGGATGAACTTTATCTTAAAAGACTCCTCGTTGGCGGTTTTGAAAAGGTTTACGAGATCTCAAAAGACTTCAGAAACGAGGGGATTGATAGGCTACATTATCCCGAATTCACCATGCTGGAAGCATATGCTTCGTACTGGGATTACAACGATATGATGGCACTTACCGAGGAACTTTTTGAGAAGCTCGCCATTGAAATCTATGGCAACACAGAAATAAACTATTTTGACGAAACGATAAGTTTCAAAAGACCTTTTAAGAGATTGAGCTATCTTGACGAACTGTCTTCAAAACTGGGCAAAGATCCACTCTCCATGAGTGAAGAGGAACTCAAAAAGGTTGGTATGGAAATAGGCCTCAAAAACGCCGCTAAACTGCCCGCCACAAGGTTAATTGACAAGATCTTCGATGCCCTCGTTGCTGACCACATCAAGGAGCCCACCTTTGTAATTGACCACCCTGCTCTTATTTCTCCCCTTGCCAAGAAACACAGGAAATTTGATGGGAGGGTAGAAAGGTTTGAGCTGTTCATTCTCGGCGTTGAATTCGCCAACGCCTTTTCGGAACTCAACGACCCCATTGACCAGAGAAAACGCTTCGAAGACCAGATCAGGTACAGAGACGCAGGTGATGAAGAGATACCAAGGGAACTGGATGAAGACTTCCTGAATGCAATGGAGTATGGTATGCCACCTGCAGGTGGAATTGGAATAGGAATTGACAGAGTCGTGATGCTTTTCACCGGCCAATATTCCATTAGAGACGTTATCCTTTTCCCTCAGCTCAAACCAAAATCTGAATAA
- a CDS encoding ABC transporter permease, with protein MKIHVLFVLKNYLKASRKGLLSFLSIFSIAGVFIGVSALILVIGIMTGFQQELRNRIIGMTPHIMAHKFFFAPFPENSNHITYIERIKGVKSCEPFLVTKTVLVRGENAEGVVLKGVKRLPDGVRIVSGDSIFKQDKVYLGLNIAASLGANSEDTLKIYSPTKIKKTPFGMVMSSAELPVGGVFDAGLYDYNTSFSFTHLKTLQELLEMGDSIAGYEVYLKDPFIAPSVQKEIEKKFGYPFTTTNWMELNRTVFQALKLEKLGMFLVLALTLIVASFGIISVLMLLITQKTREIGVLRAMGFTKRDIRNTFVALGLTFSLIGTAGGLITGVGLSYLSNKFGIFRLPPDVYFIDRVPIVVRPMDVFYIVGLTLVISFIASLIPSVRASKMEPVEAIRYE; from the coding sequence ATGAAAATCCATGTTCTTTTTGTTTTAAAAAATTACCTGAAGGCATCACGAAAAGGCCTTCTATCCTTTCTGTCTATTTTCTCCATCGCCGGAGTATTTATAGGTGTTTCTGCCCTCATTCTCGTAATTGGAATAATGACAGGATTCCAGCAGGAGTTGAGAAACAGAATTATAGGGATGACCCCTCACATAATGGCTCACAAATTCTTCTTTGCGCCATTTCCGGAGAATTCAAACCACATTACTTACATAGAAAGAATAAAAGGAGTGAAATCCTGCGAACCATTTTTAGTGACAAAAACGGTACTCGTAAGGGGAGAAAACGCCGAGGGAGTTGTTCTAAAGGGCGTGAAAAGACTGCCTGACGGCGTCAGAATTGTAAGCGGAGACTCTATTTTTAAACAGGATAAAGTATACCTCGGCCTCAACATCGCCGCATCCCTTGGTGCTAATTCCGAAGACACCCTAAAGATTTATTCACCTACAAAAATTAAAAAAACTCCCTTCGGAATGGTGATGAGTTCGGCAGAACTGCCTGTGGGGGGTGTGTTTGACGCAGGACTTTATGACTACAATACCTCTTTTTCCTTCACACACCTCAAAACTTTGCAGGAATTACTGGAGATGGGGGATAGTATCGCTGGATACGAAGTTTATCTGAAAGACCCTTTCATAGCCCCTTCAGTTCAAAAGGAGATCGAAAAAAAATTCGGGTATCCTTTTACAACCACAAACTGGATGGAACTCAACAGAACGGTCTTTCAGGCGCTGAAACTGGAAAAATTGGGAATGTTTCTTGTGCTTGCACTGACTCTAATTGTAGCATCCTTTGGAATAATTTCGGTCTTAATGCTTTTAATCACACAGAAAACAAGGGAAATAGGTGTCCTGAGGGCGATGGGGTTTACAAAGAGAGACATAAGAAATACCTTTGTTGCTCTCGGTCTTACTTTCTCACTGATCGGTACCGCGGGTGGCCTGATAACGGGGGTTGGGTTATCATACCTCTCAAATAAATTCGGAATCTTCAGATTACCTCCCGATGTCTACTTCATTGACAGAGTTCCAATAGTGGTAAGGCCAATGGATGTTTTCTATATTGTCGGATTAACTCTCGTAATTTCCTTCATCGCGTCATTAATCCCCTCAGTAAGAGCCAGCAAAATGGAACCCGTTGAGGCAATAAGATATGAGTGA
- a CDS encoding ABC transporter ATP-binding protein: MSEFTLILENIYKSYKTPVETIRVLKGTNLKVAKGERVIITGPSGSGKSTLLHIAGLLDTPDEGFVYLNGKKIDKKGDAELSELRAKHIGFVFQFHHLLPDFSILDNVALPLIIRGEKPQNARKRALEVLEKLNIKNIHYKRPSEVSGGEQQRTAIARAIIGNPDLLLLDEPTGNLDRQNTMELMEILKQLNEELGITIVMVTHNLNLIYYFEKHYALYDGTLTQE, from the coding sequence ATGAGTGAATTTACTCTCATATTAGAAAACATCTACAAATCCTATAAGACACCCGTTGAAACTATTCGGGTTTTAAAAGGCACAAATCTTAAGGTTGCGAAAGGAGAAAGAGTCATCATCACAGGTCCATCAGGTTCAGGCAAAAGCACCCTTCTCCACATCGCAGGCCTCCTTGACACGCCAGATGAAGGCTTTGTTTATCTTAACGGCAAGAAGATTGATAAAAAAGGTGATGCCGAACTTTCGGAACTTCGCGCGAAACACATCGGGTTTGTTTTTCAATTTCACCATCTACTTCCCGATTTCTCCATCCTTGATAATGTAGCTCTCCCTCTGATTATAAGAGGGGAAAAGCCCCAAAATGCACGAAAAAGGGCCTTAGAGGTCCTTGAAAAATTGAACATAAAGAATATTCACTATAAGCGGCCATCGGAAGTTTCCGGTGGTGAACAGCAAAGAACAGCCATAGCACGAGCAATTATAGGTAATCCCGATCTACTTCTTCTTGACGAGCCTACGGGAAACCTTGACAGACAAAACACCATGGAACTTATGGAAATTTTGAAACAATTAAACGAAGAATTGGGAATAACTATCGTGATGGTAACCCACAACCTGAATTTGATTTACTATTTTGAAAAACATTATGCATTATACGACGGAACTTTAACCCAGGAATGA
- a CDS encoding GNAT family N-acetyltransferase: MKLEKIKDAENWNHFTGEFTKSLFYKFEWYDVFKTLWKTNLLARLENCFLPLQLNTITRTAYSGPWGSYGGPVGDKNLAEAVLKQAKRALFLRKIFIYSEKELNISNLNFSLEKNYSVVVTLDDVESIKKRLHENRKRNLKKALEGNLYFEIARGEEGARRYIKLLGRVLKERKGYKFHEISLFKKLGKLKEAFFCFAGKEKDESAALIIESDTDTILYWHGVNSKEALQLHIGDFLHWSIIEWGLKRGFKFYNLGTSPHGELLNYKLSWGGERKIIYTYVI; the protein is encoded by the coding sequence ATGAAGTTAGAAAAGATAAAAGACGCGGAAAACTGGAATCACTTTACAGGTGAGTTTACGAAATCTCTTTTTTACAAATTTGAGTGGTACGATGTTTTTAAGACTCTATGGAAAACAAACCTGCTCGCAAGACTCGAGAATTGCTTTTTGCCTCTTCAATTAAATACAATAACGAGAACAGCCTACAGTGGACCCTGGGGAAGCTATGGGGGGCCTGTAGGGGATAAAAATCTGGCAGAAGCGGTTTTAAAGCAGGCAAAACGTGCACTTTTTTTGAGAAAAATCTTTATATACAGCGAAAAGGAACTAAATATTAGCAATCTAAACTTTTCTCTCGAGAAAAACTATTCCGTTGTTGTAACCCTTGATGACGTTGAATCTATCAAGAAGAGACTGCATGAGAATCGAAAGAGAAATCTGAAAAAAGCCCTTGAAGGCAACCTTTATTTTGAAATAGCAAGAGGGGAAGAGGGGGCAAGAAGATACATTAAACTACTTGGGAGAGTGCTAAAAGAGAGAAAAGGCTACAAATTCCACGAGATTAGCCTCTTTAAGAAACTTGGCAAACTGAAGGAAGCCTTCTTTTGTTTTGCCGGGAAAGAGAAAGACGAATCCGCTGCATTAATAATTGAATCAGATACTGATACAATCCTTTACTGGCACGGTGTAAATTCAAAGGAAGCCCTCCAGCTACATATAGGTGACTTTCTCCACTGGTCTATTATAGAATGGGGGCTTAAAAGGGGATTTAAGTTTTATAACCTCGGTACTTCACCCCACGGGGAACTATTAAATTATAAATTGTCCTGGGGCGGTGAAAGAAAAATCATTTACACATATGTAATATGA
- a CDS encoding glycosyltransferase family 4 protein: MRLLIISPWCDDIDLETCKGTPENAYLFRELLKREHEIIFVCQGKEAEIPENVKGKIRFYPIKPFPYLKPSKVNYLTFPLIHIFYEKYLAKTLKKILQNPKVDLIYNIAGYGHPAILKLCKEYKTPYVVKTMGTIHYEKYVTTILGKFLYFKEHLIFKHSADHYLLVDDGTRSFKVAKFYKIPDEKLTILPNAKPSVVPTKSPSLKNTIGYFSRFDRLKGTDFFIRVAVQLININPNIKFLIAGDGPMKPKILEFSHKFSRNVKYLGFLTHLETQKAFQEIDLLISTNRYSNMTLNVIEALTYGIPVVTFDTQDTSKLIKDGVNGFLVKPFDTNEMVNKVLHIFEKPELFSLLQNGALETAKTIPTWEERSKLEVRKLEELVNEIH; this comes from the coding sequence ATGAGGCTACTTATAATTTCGCCGTGGTGTGATGACATTGATCTGGAAACCTGCAAAGGGACTCCAGAGAATGCTTATCTCTTCAGAGAACTCTTAAAGAGGGAACATGAAATAATCTTCGTGTGTCAAGGCAAAGAAGCTGAAATTCCCGAGAACGTGAAAGGGAAAATACGGTTTTACCCTATAAAACCCTTCCCATATTTGAAACCTTCAAAAGTTAACTACCTGACTTTTCCCCTAATCCACATCTTTTATGAAAAATACCTTGCCAAAACCCTGAAAAAAATACTTCAAAACCCAAAGGTAGATCTCATCTACAACATCGCCGGCTATGGCCATCCTGCCATTCTCAAATTGTGCAAGGAATACAAAACTCCCTATGTGGTGAAAACGATGGGGACCATCCACTATGAGAAATACGTAACAACGATTTTAGGAAAATTCCTTTACTTTAAAGAACATCTAATTTTCAAACACAGTGCCGACCATTACCTCCTCGTGGATGACGGGACAAGAAGTTTTAAAGTCGCAAAATTTTATAAGATTCCTGATGAAAAATTAACCATCCTTCCAAACGCTAAGCCCAGTGTTGTTCCTACAAAATCCCCCTCACTAAAAAACACAATAGGATATTTCTCAAGGTTTGACAGGCTGAAAGGAACGGATTTTTTTATACGAGTTGCCGTTCAGTTAATTAACATAAATCCAAATATAAAATTTCTCATAGCGGGTGACGGACCGATGAAGCCTAAAATTCTTGAGTTTTCACATAAGTTCAGTAGAAATGTTAAGTATCTGGGCTTTCTTACTCATCTTGAAACCCAGAAGGCTTTTCAGGAAATAGATCTACTGATTTCAACTAACCGTTACTCAAACATGACCCTTAATGTTATAGAAGCGCTGACTTATGGAATTCCCGTCGTTACCTTTGATACCCAGGATACTTCAAAGTTAATTAAAGACGGTGTTAACGGGTTCCTTGTCAAGCCCTTTGACACAAACGAAATGGTAAATAAAGTATTGCACATTTTTGAAAAGCCCGAACTCTTTTCACTGCTCCAAAATGGGGCGTTAGAAACCGCAAAAACTATCCCAACTTGGGAAGAAAGGAGCAAACTGGAAGTTAGAAAATTAGAGGAGTTGGTCAATGAAATACATTAA
- a CDS encoding ABC transporter substrate-binding protein, protein MIISVLLNLLLSFRFVSLVPSVTEIFYLLSAEDSLLAISYYCNYPEATKEKFKVGDLLNPDYEKIISLKPDFVIISLPMQKQVEQNLKKLKINYIAFNPESVYEILTVIDSIGKLTGKVERAKFVVDSLKNVLKDLKPLPSKPKVYIELSENPIYTVGKSSFINEIVELAGGMNIFCDKEISYFSPSQEEIVKRNAEIILLLYPDANPVKVSKRYGWKTIKAVKAHNIFALNPDQFTRPGPRVFGATLKLNRLLQSCF, encoded by the coding sequence ATGATTATTTCAGTGCTTTTGAACCTCCTTTTATCCTTTAGGTTTGTATCGCTTGTTCCCAGTGTTACGGAAATATTTTATCTTCTATCAGCCGAGGACAGCCTACTCGCTATCTCTTATTACTGTAACTATCCGGAGGCTACAAAGGAAAAATTTAAAGTTGGCGATCTTTTAAATCCAGATTATGAAAAGATAATTAGTTTAAAACCAGACTTTGTAATAATTTCTTTACCAATGCAAAAACAGGTTGAACAAAATCTGAAAAAGTTGAAAATTAACTACATTGCCTTTAATCCTGAATCGGTTTATGAAATACTAACTGTCATAGATTCAATTGGTAAACTTACCGGCAAGGTTGAAAGGGCGAAATTTGTTGTTGATTCGCTTAAAAATGTCCTAAAGGATCTAAAACCTCTCCCATCTAAACCCAAGGTTTATATTGAACTATCGGAAAACCCCATTTATACGGTCGGAAAAAGCAGCTTTATAAACGAAATAGTAGAACTTGCTGGTGGAATGAACATTTTTTGCGATAAGGAAATCTCTTATTTCTCACCTTCCCAAGAAGAAATTGTAAAAAGGAATGCCGAGATAATTTTACTCTTATATCCTGACGCAAATCCCGTAAAAGTTTCAAAACGTTATGGATGGAAAACAATCAAGGCAGTAAAAGCACACAACATTTTTGCCCTAAACCCGGATCAATTCACCCGTCCGGGTCCCAGAGTATTCGGCGCTACCCTTAAACTCAATAGATTACTTCAATCTTGCTTTTAA
- a CDS encoding DUF3108 domain-containing protein → MIFLPLLICCELLNYNIYFGSIRAGRGTLRYEKNFTSIDGVNLSRATLVVQSEGIINSLFPVYDSIVSIFHSDSFFTYSYEKKISEGKYRDRSKAIYSGDTVYYDDGSKFAISGGTFDPISLIFFLREKENLDSTLVLNYHVDKRSFKVNIRPKRIFVKGKELIKIYLDLRDPKLSKTPGELIYLFEADGERRPLELQFKTSFGVLKARLK, encoded by the coding sequence TTGATTTTTTTACCACTTCTGATTTGCTGTGAGTTACTTAATTACAATATTTATTTTGGGAGTATTCGGGCAGGAAGGGGCACGTTAAGATACGAAAAGAACTTTACGAGTATTGATGGGGTGAACCTTTCGCGGGCTACTCTCGTAGTACAAAGTGAAGGAATTATAAATTCATTGTTCCCCGTTTACGATTCCATTGTTTCGATTTTTCACTCTGATAGCTTTTTCACCTATTCTTATGAAAAAAAGATAAGCGAAGGCAAGTATAGAGACCGATCGAAGGCCATCTATTCAGGTGATACCGTTTATTACGATGATGGTTCAAAATTTGCAATTTCAGGCGGTACTTTTGATCCTATTTCGCTGATTTTCTTTTTGAGAGAAAAGGAGAACCTGGATTCAACTCTTGTGTTGAATTACCATGTGGATAAAAGGAGTTTTAAAGTCAACATAAGGCCGAAAAGAATTTTCGTTAAAGGGAAGGAGCTGATAAAAATCTACCTGGATTTAAGAGATCCAAAGCTCTCAAAAACTCCGGGGGAACTTATTTATCTTTTTGAGGCTGATGGTGAAAGGAGGCCTCTGGAATTACAGTTTAAGACATCTTTTGGGGTTTTAAAAGCAAGATTGAAGTAA
- a CDS encoding acetate kinase: protein MKILTLNCGSSSVKYQVYDWEKRRPLCKGIVERVTIGNSFILHEVPGRDPVKIDHECPDHKVAIELVIKTITDPEYGVIQNVKEINAVSHRVVHGGEKFTKSVIISEEVIKTFKELYPLAPLHNPANVMGIEAAMNLMPDIPHIAVMDTAFLQTMPKHTYLYAVPYEWYEKYGVRKYGFHGTSHLYVSRRAAALLKKDPHEVNLITLHIGNGASATAIKNGKAYDHSMGFTPLQGLIMGTRSGDIDPAIIPYIIEKTGLSLKEVMDILNKKSGILGITGKYTDRRDVEIAAEHGDERAILAIEMEAYRIRFYIGAYMAALGRVDAIVFTAGVGEKGWLIREKSLEGLENLGIILDKKRNREAMSRNHEFIISTDNSPVKVFVIPTDEELVLVEDAVAILEGRYDIPERFKYSFESPDYVNEFREEQYRKELEKRKKG from the coding sequence ATGAAAATCTTGACTCTAAATTGTGGCAGTTCTTCGGTAAAGTATCAGGTCTATGATTGGGAAAAAAGGAGGCCTCTTTGTAAGGGCATCGTTGAGCGGGTTACCATAGGAAATTCCTTTATTCTGCACGAAGTTCCTGGCAGAGATCCGGTAAAAATTGACCATGAGTGTCCGGACCACAAAGTAGCAATTGAACTCGTGATCAAGACCATAACTGACCCAGAGTATGGAGTAATTCAGAACGTTAAGGAAATTAACGCAGTTTCTCACAGAGTAGTTCATGGAGGAGAAAAATTTACCAAATCAGTCATTATTAGCGAAGAAGTGATAAAAACGTTCAAAGAACTTTACCCTCTTGCGCCACTTCACAATCCAGCAAATGTCATGGGAATAGAGGCGGCGATGAATTTAATGCCGGATATCCCTCATATTGCGGTCATGGATACCGCTTTTCTTCAAACTATGCCCAAACATACCTATCTTTACGCTGTGCCTTATGAGTGGTACGAGAAGTATGGTGTAAGAAAGTATGGATTCCATGGCACTTCTCATCTCTACGTTTCAAGAAGGGCAGCAGCTCTTCTCAAAAAAGATCCCCACGAAGTAAATCTTATCACACTCCACATAGGCAATGGTGCATCAGCAACTGCCATAAAGAATGGGAAAGCCTATGATCATTCCATGGGATTCACACCTCTTCAGGGTCTTATAATGGGAACAAGGTCGGGAGACATTGACCCTGCCATTATTCCTTACATCATTGAAAAAACTGGTTTGAGTTTGAAAGAGGTAATGGATATACTCAACAAGAAAAGTGGAATTCTTGGAATTACAGGTAAATATACAGACAGGAGAGATGTGGAAATCGCCGCTGAACATGGAGATGAAAGGGCCATTCTCGCAATAGAAATGGAGGCTTACAGAATCAGGTTTTACATTGGCGCTTATATGGCTGCCCTCGGACGTGTCGATGCCATTGTATTTACAGCTGGTGTCGGTGAAAAGGGTTGGTTAATTAGAGAAAAGTCCCTTGAGGGGCTTGAGAATCTTGGAATAATTCTGGATAAGAAACGCAATAGAGAAGCCATGTCGAGAAATCACGAATTTATAATCTCCACTGACAACTCACCAGTGAAGGTTTTTGTAATTCCTACTGATGAAGAGCTGGTTCTTGTTGAGGATGCAGTGGCAATTCTTGAAGGACGCTATGATATTCCAGAAAGATTCAAGTACTCCTTTGAGTCCCCTGACTATGTCAATGAGTTCAGAGAAGAGCAGTACAGGAAGGAATTGGAGAAAAGGAAGAAGGGTTGA
- a CDS encoding bifunctional enoyl-CoA hydratase/phosphate acetyltransferase, protein MITKLDHIVEAVKGMPSMRLVVACGEDPHTIEAVSRAKNEGLVDVIMVGNEDKIKSVAQEHGIDPSIFQIIDEKDQKKALKMAVKMVKDGEGDILMKGLVNTADYMRAILDKENGLVPPGGILSHVTVVEIPTYPKLLVVADVAVIILPDLEQKVKILQYTIEVAHALGIENPYAFLISAVETVNPKMPSTVDAAIIKVMAERGQIKGAKVEGPVALDIAVSKECAEIKGFKGEGAGEADILIFPNIETGNVFFKTCTQLGNGRIAAVVAGATAPCVLTSRADSEDSKFMSIALAALLAGKKGVRK, encoded by the coding sequence ATGATAACAAAACTTGATCATATTGTTGAAGCGGTTAAGGGAATGCCTTCAATGAGACTTGTTGTTGCCTGTGGGGAGGATCCTCACACTATAGAAGCGGTTTCAAGGGCGAAGAATGAGGGTCTCGTAGATGTTATAATGGTTGGCAATGAAGATAAAATAAAGAGTGTAGCCCAAGAGCATGGAATAGATCCATCTATATTCCAGATTATAGATGAAAAAGATCAGAAGAAGGCTCTCAAAATGGCGGTTAAGATGGTGAAGGACGGTGAAGGTGACATTTTGATGAAGGGGCTTGTTAATACTGCAGATTATATGAGAGCGATCCTTGATAAGGAAAATGGACTTGTACCGCCGGGCGGTATTTTATCCCATGTTACGGTGGTTGAAATCCCCACTTATCCCAAACTGCTTGTCGTTGCCGATGTGGCCGTGATAATTTTGCCTGATCTTGAGCAAAAGGTAAAAATCCTGCAGTACACCATTGAAGTTGCCCATGCCCTTGGTATTGAGAATCCTTATGCCTTTCTCATAAGTGCTGTTGAGACCGTCAATCCTAAGATGCCCTCAACTGTTGATGCGGCCATCATTAAGGTAATGGCAGAGAGGGGTCAGATTAAGGGGGCGAAGGTTGAAGGGCCGGTTGCCCTGGATATTGCTGTTTCCAAGGAATGCGCAGAAATTAAAGGGTTTAAGGGTGAAGGCGCAGGAGAGGCAGACATTCTCATCTTCCCCAATATAGAAACGGGTAACGTTTTCTTCAAAACCTGTACTCAGCTTGGTAATGGTAGAATAGCTGCCGTTGTGGCGGGTGCCACTGCCCCTTGTGTATTAACATCCAGAGCGGATAGCGAAGATTCCAAGTTTATGTCCATTGCCTTAGCAGCCCTTTTGGCAGGTAAAAAGGGAGTGAGGAAATGA
- the buk gene encoding butyrate kinase, with protein MNYRILVINPGSTSTKIALFNNEEPIFSVNISHSAEELAKFPKIIDQYDFRKEIILRELEKRGEKAETLSAVVARGGLLRPIPSGTYTVTEKMLEDLRAGVNGEHASNLGALIADAIARPLGIPAYIVDPVVVDEMEPIAKVTGLPFIKRKSILHALNQKRIARIAAKDLGKKYEEANLIVVHLGGGISIGAHKKGKIVDVNNALNGDGPIAPERAGSLPAWQLVELCFSGQYTKDEIKKLLAGKGGVIAYLGTNDMRVAEEMVNKGDKKARFIMEAMAYTVAKWIGMMAAVLEGEVDAIVLTGGLAYYKDFVSWVERRVKFIAPIKVYPGGDEMRALAEGALRVLRGEEMAKIYEKEIIEDRDIF; from the coding sequence ATGAATTATAGGATTCTTGTTATCAATCCAGGTTCAACTTCAACAAAGATTGCTTTGTTTAACAACGAGGAACCAATTTTCTCTGTAAATATTAGCCATTCGGCCGAGGAACTGGCAAAATTTCCCAAAATTATTGACCAATACGATTTTAGGAAAGAAATTATTCTGAGAGAACTGGAAAAGAGGGGTGAAAAAGCCGAAACTCTTTCCGCAGTGGTAGCCCGTGGGGGACTTTTAAGGCCGATTCCAAGTGGTACTTATACTGTCACGGAAAAGATGCTCGAAGATTTAAGAGCGGGGGTAAACGGTGAACATGCCTCCAATCTTGGTGCCCTTATTGCCGATGCTATTGCAAGACCCCTGGGTATTCCTGCCTACATCGTTGACCCTGTTGTTGTTGATGAGATGGAGCCAATTGCAAAAGTTACAGGATTACCTTTTATTAAAAGAAAAAGCATTCTCCACGCTTTGAACCAAAAAAGAATTGCAAGGATAGCGGCAAAAGACCTCGGAAAAAAGTACGAAGAAGCAAATCTCATTGTGGTTCACCTTGGCGGTGGGATTAGCATTGGAGCCCACAAGAAGGGAAAAATTGTGGATGTGAATAACGCTTTAAATGGTGATGGACCAATTGCGCCGGAGAGGGCAGGTAGTTTACCCGCCTGGCAGCTCGTGGAGCTCTGCTTCTCAGGACAGTATACAAAGGACGAAATCAAGAAACTTCTTGCTGGAAAGGGCGGAGTCATTGCGTACCTTGGAACCAATGATATGCGTGTTGCGGAAGAGATGGTGAATAAAGGGGATAAGAAGGCCCGGTTTATAATGGAAGCAATGGCCTATACTGTGGCTAAGTGGATCGGCATGATGGCAGCAGTTTTGGAGGGTGAAGTTGATGCCATCGTCTTGACCGGTGGACTTGCCTATTACAAGGATTTTGTATCCTGGGTTGAAAGAAGGGTAAAGTTTATAGCGCCGATTAAAGTGTACCCGGGTGGTGATGAAATGAGAGCTCTCGCCGAAGGAGCTCTTAGGGTTTTGAGAGGAGAAGAAATGGCAAAAATTTATGAAAAGGAAATCATAGAGGATAGGGATATATTTTAA